The genomic interval tcaattcgaTATGTCATCTAAAGacaattttgaaaaaataagtgAGTGAAATCAGTAAATTaatgttaaatttaaaatgtgGGGTGAAATGAGTATAAGGGGTGAACATAGTAGATAGTGGGGTAACAATAGCCGCACCATATGTAATTTTATAGTTTTTTCAATGAGTAGGACATATTAATATTAAGTTATCAATTATCTATCAACAAATAGAGCAGTGTATATTGATCTGTTTTGTATATCTCTCTTTTATCTTTGAAATTAATTCTTTATGCtccatgaaaataaaatagaatagtacatatatttcatatatgaaacacaTCAATTCGTTGCTTAAATAAATCGTAAATGTATTGGCTAAGATTGTAATccagattttttttgtttagaaAAAGTGTTATCGGATTGTGTAACTTGTTAGTGCATAGTAGGGGTGGATTTGGTGCTAACGATTCGCTTTGGTGCGGTTCGGTTATGGCCGATTTCGGTTTTTACGGTGTCAAAAAGTCCGGTCCTAGTGCATACTACATCCAACAGTGGTCTATATGACCTTTTACCTGCTCAAATAGTCAATTTTCAACTAAATTAAAAAGTAAGGTTAGAAATCAAGACAAAAAATGAGTTAATTTACTGTATATTAATATATGTTATACACATGACATCCAACGGTTGacaattaatattattttcatgaCCTCACTCACAAGACAATATCGACTTTCGGATGTATAACGTATATTGATacataataaaaaatttcacaaaaaaaagttttttttttaaatttctctTTTAAGTTAGCTATGTCAGCAAGTCTAGTCATTGTGGACTCCAGGACAAAAACCCGCTCTCATAACCGAAGGTCAAAAACAGAGTGCgtggctctctctctctcattttctcaACCGATTCTCACtctcagctctctctctctctctctctctcagagtCGCCACCCGCGCTCTAATTCGAAACCGATTTCGATGGCGATGATGACGTGGAGCAGCGCCCGCGACATAGTGCTCGACTCGGATGATGTACCTTTCGGGACGGGCGAGTGGTACCTCTACGCCGGAATCTCTTGCCTGCTGGTCTTGTTCGCCGGAATCATGTCCGGACTTACGCTCGGACTGATGTCGCTCAATCTCGTCGACCTTGAGATTCTGCAGCGGAGCGGCTCACCCGATCAGAAAAAGCAAGCCGGTgcgtttttaatttttcatgcAGAGAGCTTGATTTGAACTTTGATCATTTGATAATGAAATTGTTGATCCTATACAGCTGCGATTCTACCTGTGGTGAAAAAGCAGCACCATCTTTTGGTCACTCTACTTCTCTGCAATGCTTGTGCTATGGAGGTTGCTAGTTTGCTCGATTGAGTTTCATCTGTTTATAAGTTTATGGACAACATTgcattttgatttctttgatttgttttttagGCTCTTCCTTTATACCTTGATGAAATATTTCACCCTGCCATTGCGGTTTTGCTGTCTGTAacatttgttttgattttcggaGAGGTATGTTGCCCTCTCGAACTTATAAGCTTATTGAGATGCAATTGGTGTGGTATTGGTTTCTTACTGACTTGTGAATTGATATTGTTGGTTAGATAATTCCGCAAGCTGTATGCTCAAGATATGGGCTATCTGTTGGTGCGAATTTCGTTTGGCTTGTTCGCATTTTGATGATCATCTGCTATCCGATTGCTTACCCAATTGGAAAGGTAGCGCTCATATCATTGCAGTGGATTTGATTTTACCACATTTTGGCCGGCTTAATTGATTTTGGTTAATGGAGATTTTAGCCTTCAACCAACACTCTAGATGACTTGCTTGTTACAAGTTACTAGGCAACAATTGTTTTTCATTCTATATATGGCCCGACTTTTTGTTTATGCACTCACAATTGTGTGTTTTTTCATCACTATGAACACAGTAAGGAGCATATTAGTTTTAGGCTCTAGATTTCAATCTGAAttattataatatatttttttttttgattcaTGGTTCTAGTTTCTGGATCTTGTACTCGGACATGGAGATGAAATGTTCAGGCGAGCACAGTTGAAAGCACTTGTCTCTATTCATGGCCTTGAGGTAAGCCCTTAAAAGTTTGGATACTTGTATATCATTCCGGCACTTGCCCCGCCATTTTTCATGatttctattttctttgaatATTCTAcaactagtttttttttggggggaggggggggggaTGAAAGTGCTAGAACAGTTATCTGGTTTTCATGATCTCCAATTCGTTGACATGTTATTTCTGTCCATTTTAGGCTGGAAAGGGAGGTGAACTAACACATGATGAGACAACGATCATCAGTGGAGCGCTGGATTTAACTGAAAAGGTGTTTAATGCTTTCAAACAAGTGTTCTACACTGGAGTGATGATACTGACAGTATTTTGTCTTTCATATTCATACTGTGTTGTTCATGCCAGTGGTACTTAGTATTCATACTATTGACCTTTTTGGTTCCTTTTATGGTCAAGTATATTATTTCTTTATGATTTTGCTTTGAAACTATTACAGTGCTAGTTTTATAAGGTCTTCGGGTTTGCTTGCATGTCTTAGTGTTCTGCAAGTCATTTTAGACATTGAGATACAGATGTAATAATAAAGCATCTTTCAATCTGCAGACTGCCGAGGAGGCTATGACACCTATTGAATCAACATTTTCCTTGGATGTTAATTCAAAGTTAGACTGGTATGTCTTTTGTTAGCCCTGTTGGTTTTAATTTATGCAGTTTAAGGTCTTTCTCTTCAGCTATATAATGAAAGGACTTATTGATTAGGACTTACTGTATAGAGTGGCATAGACTCACAAATCTTCTTTTCTCAGGACCAAAAACAATAACATTCCTTTTTCTCTATGCAGGGAAGCAATGGGGAAAATTCTTGCACGTGGTCATAGTAGAGTGCCTGTCTATTCTGGAAATCCCAAAAAAATAATTGGCCTCTTGCTGGTGGGTTGAAATTTATATGATCTATCGTGTTTTTTTGCCTGGAAGTATGATCCTTGTTATAGGTAGTGGCTGGTTCTAGGTGATGATTCATTTGGTAATATTGCTGTGCCGAATTTAGGTGAAAAGTCTCCTCACAGTACGAGCAGAAACAGAGACTCCAGTTAGTGCAGTTTCCATTCGTAGAATGCCTAGGTTTGTTCTCCCTATTCTCTTTTACATCTGTTATGTTTAGTAAGTCATTAACTTTACATGCATTGATATACCAGGGTCCCAGCCGATATGCCTTTGTACGATATACTTAATGAGTTTCAGAAAGGAAGCAGTCACTTGGCTGCTGTAGTGAAGATCAAAGGAAAAACCAAAACTTCTCCGGTTACTACAGATAGAGAGAAATTTGAGGAGGTCAGAGTAACTAATGGATGTGTTACCATTGATGTCGATAAACGTCCCAAGTCTCTGACCAACATGCCAACTGTTCAAGAAAACAACGCTACAACAAATGGCATTTCAAATTTATCAGATGATATTGAAGATGGGGAGGTGATTGGAATCATAACCCTTGAGGATGTTTTTGAAGAACTTCTGCAAGTAAGCGCTGCTTCTAAGTTTTATGTTTGGATAACAAATGATATATTAATTCTTGAGTTGTCGGTTTTGTACCTGTAACACTACCACAAATGTTCCGCCAATTGAGCGCATCACAAAGTCCAGTCTTCACACTTAAATCTATTAAGCTTTACGTGGTTCAGTTGTTTTGCTTTTATCTGTTGCACATTGTTTCTGGGTTGACTTTTCTGGTTATCTTTTGCAACACAGGAGGAAATTGTTGACGAGACAGATGTATATATCGATGTACATAAGAGGTATGGTGGTATCAATAGCTTCTGTCTCAATTTCTCTTGTGGTCATGTTGCTTGTTTAATCTGGACTGTTTGATTTGTGTAGGATTCGTGTGGCTGCAGCTGCAGCTGCTTCATCCATGTCAAGAGCTCAGTCAAGTCAGAAGTTGATTCAAAAGCAGGCTGTAAGTAACTCACCAATCATTGTTGCGAAGTCATTAGACAAACTAAAGTTGTAGACCATTGTTCGCCTAATTATATTCTTGCTATCCTTCAGGGAGCTTCAAATAAGCAGGGACATACCCCAAAAAAGTCTGGGGAGGATGATGGATCAACAAGGTTTTCTGGGAGTCCACGGGAGCCTCTTCTTGGCGTTACAAGATCATAGTTGGGATAGAAGGCTGCCTCACTGCTTCCGTCCTTTGAATTCTCATGTCCTATAGGTTGTGGCCAGTGCCCCGTGGGGCATTTGTACCCTTTTTGTACATCAATCATACATAAAACTATAAGCTAGGGTTTTGTAGATGCTAGTGCTTGAAGGTAGTTGgatctaattttgttgatctATTAAAATTCTGAAAGCTGATGTATTAGAAGAACTACCTCAGAGTCTTGGAAATGGGTTCTGGAATCCGTGAAATGTTTGTGCTTTTCAACTTTAATCCAAAATGTAGTAGAATAATTGGAGAATGAAGTCGACGAGGAAAAGGACGGCAATTTCCAAGTAAAACAGAGGAAATTTCCGAGTACCACGTCATCCAGCATTCATTTAACGGCAAAATTTCCTTGTACCACGTCGGCAAACGTCCATCCAACGGACATAAGTCTCGCTTAGTATTGACCCAACAACATCCACCGTAAAGTCGCAGACGATATTACCCTCCCGTAAGAAGAATATTATCGAGAATACCCCGTAACTTAGCTGCATGGGTTATCAACTGGGCCAAGGAAAAGTTTGTTATCTGGAAAATCCAACCCTACAAATAGCCAATGCAACCCGAAAAgcccttttcttcttctccattctCCCCCTCGTTTTCACACTCAgcctctctcttcctctcgaCCCTGAAAGGTTTGTCTCCATCTCGATTGCGATCGAAAGTTTCGATTCAATTTCTTTGGTTTTCTTCCATTCCTTTTTTCGTGTTCGGAATCAGTTTGCAAAATTGATCATCCGAGTTGTGTGTGTTCATGATAAGCACAATACTTGCGGTGATAAATTCTGTAATTTGGTTATGAATTTCAGAAACTCTGTCCGTGTCTCGAACTTTCAATCTCTATGATCTCGTGTTTGTTGTAATCGTTAGCGTTTAGGATGATTCAATTCACGAACAAGTTGTTGATTCTGTTTGAATTTCGCAGATTAGTGGCTTGGATATGGGGATCAATGAGGTTTTCAGCTCCTTGAAGGAGATTTTCCCTCAGGTAACACCCTAATAATCTCTAATTCATTATGTTATTTGCTTAATGATCGCCGTATAGATTATAATTTTGATGTAATATTGTTTTGGCTTTAGGTCGATGGAATCTGCATGTTGTAGGGTGTTATGTGACGTCCGAATTTGGTTTCGGTTCTAATTTATGCATTATTTTGTTGTGCAGGTTGATTTTCGCGCTCTGAGAGCTGTTGCTATAGAAAATGCCAATGATCTTGACGCAGCTGTGAATGTTGTCCTGAATGAGGTTCTCCCTATCTGGAACAGTCGTCCTGCTAAGGTTCAGAGTCCAACAACTGAAGGTATTCTACATCTCTTGAGAATCTACTGCCCTAATATTATCAACAATTAATTGCAATGCTAGAATGCTGCaatttttttcccttttatttatttttcttctttggtgAAGTTTTCTGTTTTACCTGTAAATTATGCTCACTGTCCGCTCGTAATAAACACTGTATTTAACAAGTTGTCAATTAAAATTGCAGTTATACCCGAGGAGCACCAGCGGGTAGGTAAGGAAGTAAAGGCCCAGCCTCTTCCAGCAGCAGAATTCAGCGATGATGAAGATGCCAACATTACTGGTCAAAGAGTGTTTTTGCATGAGAAATCTCCCCTGCTAGAACACACAAATACATTGAAGAGTTCTCCAGCAGCAGGATCCACTGATGTCGAAAATGCCAGCAATACTGATCAGACAGTATTTACAAGTGCTGCCTTCCATGAGGTTTCTGCAATGGTAGATGACACAGATTCATTGCAGAATGTTCTTGCCTCCTTAGATGTAGATCAAGAAACTGGGCGTCAGGAACAAGAATATGTGAACACTGGATgtaaagaaattgaaactcATAATGTTGATGTTAGGCTTCAGCAGTTTTCATCTGGAATGACAGCCAATTCAGATCATGAAAAAGAGGGAATTGTTGACTGTTCTATCAATATGCCTTATGAGTGGAAAGATTTCAGTTTCTCACAAACTGATGATCTAGTTGACTCTCTGTTCGTGGGTGAAAGTTCGATTGTTCAGCTGGATCCTCATTCCCCAGAACATGTATTAGAAACCGTCCAATCCAAGGAAGATGATTGTTTCTATGATTTGGCTGATGATGTCAAGGAGTCCACTACAAATAGCATATGGAATATTGATGTTCTTGAGGAGAGCATTGAAGATGCTAAACATAACAAGGTACTAATGTAAATACGTAATATTGGATTTATCTTGTTAGAAACTTATCGATCACAATTAAATGGCTCTGTATATCTGTATATTTGTATTGCTGTAAGGCTCCATTTAATGAGTGCAGTTATATCTCTTATCAGAACTAAATAAGAGTGGGACGTGATGATAAAAATAGTTGTTTTTATTGCTAAATGTGTTAGGCTTTTCCTTGTCATTGCATTGCTGCAATATGAtagaacttgatttttgtgcttcatttcttttttatacCAAAAGGTTGCACTGTAAATGTTATGCCTACATGTGCTTATATTGAAGCACAGAATGGTGGAGTCAATCACCAGAAAAGAGCAACTTTGTGCATTTTACTACTATGAAACAGCTTCTAATTATTTGATAATGGTGCAGAAAACTTTGTTTTCAGCCATGGAGTCTGTTATGGCCTTGATGAGAGAAGTGGAACTCGAAGAGAAAGCTGTGGATCGTGTCACAGAGGAAGCTGCAAGAGGAGGTCAGGACATTATGGTGAAGGTGGAGGAATTAAAACAGATGTTGGCTCATGCAAAGGATGCAAATGACATGGTTGTCTATTGCCAGATTATTAGATTCTGAATTTAATGTATTGGTTTATAAATGTGCCATCATGactgatatatttttttattttatattttattagcATGCTGGTGAAGTTTATGGGGAAAAGGCAATTCTAGCAACTGAAGTTAGAGAGCTTCAATGTCGATTGCTCGGTCTGTCAGATGAAAGGGATAAGTCACTTGCAATCCTTGACGAGGTTCTATTTCTCTACATGTTTTTGCTTGTCTTTAATTTCACCAATACTTTCTCAACTTTTGGGAGTGCCTTGTATTATGTTATCTTCATACCACATCCATAGAGTTATTTACTGTTTATGAAGCAGTTGATCATTCGAAATATTGGTTCTATGAAAAGAGTATTAGTGCTCACTTTTAGTGTTATAAGATTGTCCCagccttttctttttgttataGTTTAAACTTCTGCGATCTGAGCTATACTGTTAGAAAATTGTACAGATTAGGAATTATATGCAgcctttatatatatgattgattGGGGCGAAAATAGACTTGTTATCcaatttcttattttgttaTGTGTTCTGGAAATGCAGATGCGTGAAACACTTGAAGCCCGACTAGCTGGAGCAGCAGAGTCGAGGAAGATGGCTGAAAATGAAAAGCTAGAAAAGGAAGAATCTGCCCGGAAAGCACTTGCTGAACAAGAGGCGATCATGGAGAAAGTAGTTGAGGAGTCAAAGGCATTGCAACAGGCGGCAGAGGAAAATTCCAAGGTTAATTACTTTGGCCAGTAGATATGCTACTAGAATTCAATGTAAATTAGCGGATGTTAATacttctagtttttcttgactGCAGTTACGGGAGTTTCTGATGGACCGTGGTCACATTGTAGATATGCTACAGTAAGTTTCTTTCTTCTCATTCTATTTAATGTATAATCACTTATCGAATCACACTTTATGCTGGAACTAGGATATAGTAAACTTCTGTAGGGCTCTTGGTTCAGTCCGTTGTTAAAAGTTGTGTGCATGTCGTGAATATGTTCATTCTTTTCCTTATAATTGAATTCTAGATGTCACCTCAGAATCACTTTATCTGTTCTGCCTAGTAATTCCAGAATTCTCAACTATTTTCTGCCATATTGCAGACAGACTGTATTTTTTTAATCCTTAGATCAACCTTGTGATGTGTTGTTGCATGTTTGCAGAGGAGAAATCTCTGTAATTTGTCAGGATGTCAAGTTGCTGAAAGAGAAATTTGATGAGCGTCTTCCTCTAAGCCAGTCGGTTTCATCTAGCCAGACAAGTTGCATCTTAGCTTCTTCAAGCTCATCCTTGAAAAGCGTGGCTTCTGGCTTGCTTCTAGAACGAGTTGTGTCAGTTGGGTCATCCGAGTCACCAAAGACCCCAGAGAGGGCGAGTTCTGTTGCTTCAGTTGACGGCCTTTCACCAAAATGCAGACTAGAAAATGGAACAGTCGAGGTCAATAAACAAGCTCTTATGGACGACGGATGGGAGGTTTTTGACGAAGATCTGTCGGAGCATTAAACTCATGCGTAATAATAATATTGTGAATATGGCGGCTAGTTATGATGATCTTCACCCAGATGCTTATTTTGTCATTGGTTTTTAGTAGGGTTATTTTGTCGCTAGAGAGCTTATTACTACTCCCCCTATAGAGTTGGCGAGCTTTTTAAGTGAATTTATTTTGTACAGTTTTGAACGCAATAATTTAAACCTggagattttgcaagtgttctatatatatattgggtAATCAAATTGCATGGAAGCCCTGTGAGTAGCATGTTGcgattgtttttctttgtgCCCTGTGACTAAAATGCCGCTGCTCTCTTCAACTCACTTGCTGGAGACTTGGTATTCTTTGATCCACGATTCTC from Argentina anserina chromosome 2, drPotAnse1.1, whole genome shotgun sequence carries:
- the LOC126785474 gene encoding DUF21 domain-containing protein At4g14240-like: MAMMTWSSARDIVLDSDDVPFGTGEWYLYAGISCLLVLFAGIMSGLTLGLMSLNLVDLEILQRSGSPDQKKQAAAILPVVKKQHHLLVTLLLCNACAMEALPLYLDEIFHPAIAVLLSVTFVLIFGEIIPQAVCSRYGLSVGANFVWLVRILMIICYPIAYPIGKFLDLVLGHGDEMFRRAQLKALVSIHGLEAGKGGELTHDETTIISGALDLTEKTAEEAMTPIESTFSLDVNSKLDWEAMGKILARGHSRVPVYSGNPKKIIGLLLVKSLLTVRAETETPVSAVSIRRMPRVPADMPLYDILNEFQKGSSHLAAVVKIKGKTKTSPVTTDREKFEEVRVTNGCVTIDVDKRPKSLTNMPTVQENNATTNGISNLSDDIEDGEVIGIITLEDVFEELLQEEIVDETDVYIDVHKRIRVAAAAAASSMSRAQSSQKLIQKQAGASNKQGHTPKKSGEDDGSTRFSGSPREPLLGVTRS
- the LOC126782551 gene encoding uncharacterized protein LOC126782551; the encoded protein is MGINEVFSSLKEIFPQVDFRALRAVAIENANDLDAAVNVVLNEVLPIWNSRPAKVQSPTTEVIPEEHQRVGKEVKAQPLPAAEFSDDEDANITGQRVFLHEKSPLLEHTNTLKSSPAAGSTDVENASNTDQTVFTSAAFHEVSAMVDDTDSLQNVLASLDVDQETGRQEQEYVNTGCKEIETHNVDVRLQQFSSGMTANSDHEKEGIVDCSINMPYEWKDFSFSQTDDLVDSLFVGESSIVQLDPHSPEHVLETVQSKEDDCFYDLADDVKESTTNSIWNIDVLEESIEDAKHNKKTLFSAMESVMALMREVELEEKAVDRVTEEAARGGQDIMVKVEELKQMLAHAKDANDMHAGEVYGEKAILATEVRELQCRLLGLSDERDKSLAILDEMRETLEARLAGAAESRKMAENEKLEKEESARKALAEQEAIMEKVVEESKALQQAAEENSKLREFLMDRGHIVDMLQGEISVICQDVKLLKEKFDERLPLSQSVSSSQTSCILASSSSSLKSVASGLLLERVVSVGSSESPKTPERASSVASVDGLSPKCRLENGTVEVNKQALMDDGWEVFDEDLSEH